Proteins from a single region of Chloroflexota bacterium:
- a CDS encoding ThiF family adenylyltransferase: MAYYLDNTHLVDNPWITVVGCGGTGGFVAEGLCRLFQGREATIVLVDHDRVEPHNLLRQNFLPEDVGRFKSQALADRLARAYRRPVGYSVYPFREDAETYGMRRYPGLAPDGAGLILGCVDNAAGRRAMADCLPGNPGVWLVDAGNDTNWGQVLIGNVADEMTWDEGAFTGETCHLLPAPTVQRPDLLTAVPTAPPDVDCAAALDLTDQDPVINQVMAALALQAVRRLVAGTCPFMALYLDMEQGSVTPTYATPEAVARTLGGEHGPA; encoded by the coding sequence GGACAACACGCACCTGGTCGACAACCCGTGGATCACCGTGGTGGGCTGCGGCGGGACCGGCGGCTTCGTGGCCGAGGGCCTCTGCCGCCTCTTCCAGGGGCGGGAGGCCACCATCGTCCTGGTCGACCACGACCGGGTGGAGCCCCACAACCTGCTGCGGCAGAACTTCCTCCCCGAGGACGTGGGGCGCTTCAAGAGCCAAGCCCTGGCCGACCGGCTGGCCCGGGCCTACCGGCGGCCCGTTGGCTACTCGGTCTACCCTTTCCGGGAGGACGCGGAGACCTACGGGATGCGCCGCTACCCCGGCCTGGCCCCCGACGGCGCGGGCCTCATCCTGGGGTGCGTCGACAACGCGGCCGGCCGCCGGGCCATGGCCGACTGCCTGCCCGGCAACCCCGGGGTGTGGCTGGTGGACGCCGGCAACGACACCAACTGGGGTCAAGTCCTCATCGGGAACGTGGCCGACGAGATGACCTGGGACGAGGGAGCCTTCACGGGGGAGACCTGCCACCTCCTCCCGGCTCCCACGGTGCAGCGCCCCGACCTGTTAACGGCCGTGCCCACGGCCCCGCCGGACGTGGACTGCGCCGCCGCCCTGGACCTCACGGACCAGGACCCCGTCATCAACCAGGTGATGGCGGCCCTGGCCCTCCAGGCCGTCCGCCGCCTGGTGGCGGGCACCTGCCCCTTCATGGCCCTCTACCTGGACATGGAGCAGGGGAGCGTCACGCCGACCTACGCCACCCCGGAGGCGGTGGCGCGGACCC